In bacterium, a single genomic region encodes these proteins:
- a CDS encoding glycosyl hydrolase, with translation MMKYNSLSELNLQIPPREFSSAPFWVWNDLVTPEQLEQSLAALIEQGIRQVIVHPRPGLMTPYLSEEWFALWRHTLELARENDLLLWIYDENSYPSGFAGGHVAEIMPESRALGITLEAKHQVDVKDPSLLAIYRKSLQGYEKIAPVPGSGLLPEGEYWVASLEKAGISPWYGGRFHTDLIRPGVTEKFLEVTLEPYRQRFGGDFGRIIQGVFTDEPHLKPCGDIHWTPDLPEQFKLRWGEDFYAGLPYLKESSPKGLAFRHHYFQLLNELFVDRWAKPYYRYCESFGLELTGHYWEHGWPHSTTVPDNMAMAAWQQRPGIDILFNGYEEGPQAQFGNTRAVMELASVANQTGRHRTLCETYGGSGGEMTFEDYKRIGDWVAVLGVNTINEHLSSISLRGARKRDYPPTFSYHSPWMECYGELVDYFARVSHALSQGRQLNPCLVLEPTSSAWLHHFEESARLKEIGDNFQAFVVKLARSQLEFDLGSEHIIQERGAVVQTAQGQVRFQVGECAYEVVVIPAEMENLNRATCDLLLDYLEQGGVVLSCAGEDMPAYIDGQSSAECHRLRRSKGWYSVSSGDLAGKVTELCKPAAGVLLDPANQGIVYHHRRQLSDGDIIFITNTSNDVEASGQVISRAKGMREVCLDTGAVCPRGFSGGPEGCVVTAFVLPPCGSLMLYLDAEPAGPASGGAPDGVAVGNAKGQHLELPLTNFSVRRLDDNNLILDYVDVEAGGDTRTSVYWRKAAEFIFQQNGLAGNPWDHAVQFRDELLKTAFPEKSGFQATTHFSIEGAVPARLLAVVERPDLYRISCNGAECTAELNGWWLDRAFGILDIAPVARVGRNSLSIMASSMTVFHEFEAAHIIGDFSLRAIEKGFIIGPAKPLGLGDWKQQGLPLYGHRVAYSATCTVPPPAGRRVVVSLPAWQGVVAKVLVNGKKAGVIYHHPMQCEITEAVVTGANTVEVIVYGSLRNPLGPHLGVKELAITDPWSWGRGPQDEQPAGNDYYAVGYGLDRPFTVTFV, from the coding sequence ATGATGAAATATAACAGCCTTTCCGAACTCAACCTGCAGATACCTCCTCGCGAATTTTCCTCGGCCCCATTCTGGGTTTGGAATGATTTAGTGACGCCCGAGCAGTTAGAACAGAGTCTTGCGGCATTGATTGAACAGGGGATCCGGCAGGTGATTGTTCATCCACGGCCCGGTTTGATGACGCCCTATTTGTCGGAGGAGTGGTTCGCGCTTTGGCGGCACACCTTGGAGTTGGCTCGTGAAAACGATCTACTCCTGTGGATCTATGATGAAAACTCCTATCCCTCAGGGTTTGCCGGAGGGCATGTAGCCGAAATCATGCCGGAATCACGGGCACTGGGGATCACGCTTGAAGCCAAACATCAGGTCGATGTTAAAGATCCGTCACTGCTGGCCATTTATCGTAAATCCTTGCAAGGCTACGAGAAGATAGCGCCGGTCCCGGGATCCGGCTTGTTGCCGGAGGGTGAGTATTGGGTGGCATCCCTCGAAAAGGCCGGGATTTCGCCTTGGTATGGCGGTCGGTTCCATACCGACCTGATCCGGCCCGGCGTGACTGAAAAATTCCTGGAGGTGACGCTGGAGCCCTATCGTCAGCGGTTCGGAGGTGATTTTGGAAGGATCATCCAGGGGGTATTTACGGATGAACCCCATCTTAAGCCCTGCGGGGATATCCATTGGACACCGGATCTTCCGGAACAATTCAAACTACGCTGGGGTGAGGACTTTTATGCGGGGTTGCCTTATCTAAAGGAGTCCTCCCCCAAAGGCTTGGCATTCCGGCATCACTACTTCCAACTCCTGAATGAACTTTTTGTGGATCGTTGGGCCAAGCCCTATTACCGCTATTGCGAGTCGTTTGGCTTGGAACTGACTGGTCATTACTGGGAGCATGGTTGGCCTCATTCCACGACGGTGCCGGATAATATGGCTATGGCGGCCTGGCAGCAGCGACCGGGCATCGACATCTTGTTTAATGGCTATGAAGAGGGGCCGCAGGCCCAATTTGGCAACACGCGGGCTGTGATGGAATTGGCCAGCGTTGCCAACCAGACCGGGCGCCACCGCACCTTGTGTGAAACCTATGGCGGTAGCGGCGGGGAGATGACCTTTGAGGATTATAAACGCATTGGGGACTGGGTTGCCGTCCTAGGGGTGAATACCATTAACGAGCATCTGTCCAGTATCTCCCTGAGAGGGGCCCGGAAGCGCGACTATCCCCCCACATTCTCCTACCACTCGCCCTGGATGGAGTGTTATGGCGAACTCGTGGACTATTTTGCCCGGGTTTCCCACGCCTTGTCCCAGGGGCGTCAGCTTAACCCCTGTCTGGTGCTTGAACCCACCTCCTCAGCCTGGCTCCATCATTTTGAGGAGTCAGCGCGTTTAAAAGAGATCGGGGATAATTTCCAGGCATTCGTGGTGAAATTAGCCCGAAGCCAGCTGGAGTTTGACCTGGGCAGCGAACATATCATCCAGGAACGTGGTGCGGTGGTTCAGACCGCTCAAGGACAAGTCCGGTTCCAAGTGGGTGAGTGTGCCTATGAGGTGGTGGTGATCCCCGCTGAAATGGAGAATTTGAACCGGGCAACGTGCGACCTTCTTTTGGACTATCTGGAGCAGGGTGGGGTTGTGCTGTCATGTGCCGGAGAGGACATGCCTGCCTATATTGATGGCCAGAGTTCGGCGGAGTGTCATCGGTTGCGTCGTTCCAAAGGCTGGTATTCCGTCAGTTCCGGGGACTTGGCCGGAAAAGTGACGGAGCTGTGCAAGCCCGCTGCGGGAGTTCTCCTGGATCCTGCCAATCAGGGGATTGTGTATCACCACCGCCGTCAGTTGAGCGATGGCGATATTATTTTCATCACGAATACGAGTAACGATGTGGAAGCCTCCGGCCAGGTCATTTCACGGGCCAAGGGTATGCGGGAGGTTTGTCTGGATACCGGTGCGGTCTGTCCCCGTGGATTTTCGGGAGGGCCGGAGGGGTGCGTGGTGACGGCATTTGTGTTGCCGCCCTGTGGAAGTCTCATGCTGTATCTTGATGCTGAGCCTGCCGGTCCCGCTTCCGGAGGTGCACCCGATGGGGTGGCGGTTGGGAATGCGAAGGGCCAACACCTGGAATTGCCGCTAACCAATTTCTCCGTTCGGCGTTTGGACGATAATAACCTGATTCTGGATTATGTGGATGTTGAGGCGGGCGGCGATACCCGGACCTCGGTGTACTGGAGAAAAGCCGCGGAGTTTATATTCCAGCAGAACGGGCTCGCGGGGAATCCGTGGGACCACGCCGTGCAGTTCCGGGATGAGTTGCTTAAAACGGCCTTTCCCGAGAAAAGTGGCTTTCAGGCGACCACTCATTTTTCAATTGAGGGGGCCGTCCCGGCCCGGCTACTCGCGGTGGTGGAACGGCCGGACCTCTACAGGATTTCCTGTAATGGTGCTGAATGCACGGCCGAGCTAAACGGGTGGTGGCTGGATCGTGCCTTCGGGATACTGGACATCGCCCCGGTGGCGCGAGTAGGGCGAAATAGCCTGTCCATTATGGCCTCCTCCATGACGGTATTCCATGAGTTTGAGGCCGCTCATATCATTGGCGATTTCTCGCTCAGGGCCATTGAAAAAGGGTTTATCATTGGGCCGGCAAAGCCGCTCGGGCTGGGCGACTGGAAGCAGCAGGGCTTGCCATTATATGGACATCGAGTGGCCTATTCCGCCACCTGTACGGTGCCTCCACCGGCTGGGCGACGGGTTGTGGTGTCGCTTCCTGCCTGGCAGGGTGTTGTGGCAAAGGTATTGGTCAACGGTAAAAAGGCGGGTGTCATTTATCACCACCCCATGCAGTGTGAAATCACAGAGGCCGTGGTGACGGGAGCGAACACGGTGGAAGTCATCGTGTACGGCTCCCTGCGTAATCCGCTAGGCCCGCATTTAGGGGTAAAAGAGCTGGCCATTACGGATCCATGGTCGTGGGGACGGGGACCGCAAGATGAGCAGCCAGCGGGAAATGATTATTATGCCGTTGGATATGGTCTTGATCGCCCGTTCACGGTTACCTTTGTTTGA
- a CDS encoding class II fructose-bisphosphate aldolase codes for MNTGNSLDILSGCQRLGTAEIVNRARANGLVIPAFNIPYLPMMRQVVRALRDTNSFGMIAVARLEWIKFESQSMSAVRAEYEHVRDERHTRLHLDHIPVIDEDNVTVDAEADIAEAIRLGYESVMIDGSRLTFADNVKRTRNAVELAREAGIACEAELGAIMGHEAGPLPPYEELYVSGKGFTDPDEAVRFVNETGVDWLSVAIGNIHGAISKVKKDERKVEARLNIAQLDRIHQAVGIPLVLHGGTGIRKEYIKEAIRHGIAKINVAAALRQAWEQGIKSSRTTAEEAVYAATVKVIHEDFEIGNSADILLKGIGL; via the coding sequence ATGAACACTGGAAACAGTTTGGACATCCTATCCGGTTGTCAGAGACTTGGAACGGCGGAGATTGTTAACAGGGCAAGGGCGAATGGCCTGGTAATTCCGGCTTTCAACATTCCCTATCTGCCGATGATGCGGCAGGTCGTACGCGCCCTGCGCGATACGAACAGTTTTGGTATGATCGCCGTTGCGCGGCTGGAGTGGATCAAGTTCGAGTCGCAGAGCATGAGCGCGGTACGGGCGGAGTACGAGCATGTGCGGGATGAACGGCATACCCGGCTCCATCTGGATCACATACCCGTCATTGATGAGGATAATGTGACGGTAGATGCCGAGGCGGACATCGCAGAAGCCATCCGGCTGGGCTATGAATCCGTGATGATTGACGGATCCAGGCTAACCTTTGCCGATAATGTGAAGCGTACCCGTAACGCCGTGGAGTTGGCTCGAGAGGCGGGTATCGCCTGCGAGGCGGAGTTGGGTGCCATCATGGGGCATGAAGCCGGTCCGTTGCCGCCTTATGAGGAACTTTATGTGTCGGGCAAAGGTTTTACGGATCCCGATGAGGCCGTCCGTTTTGTCAATGAAACCGGTGTCGACTGGCTTTCCGTAGCGATTGGAAATATCCATGGTGCGATTAGTAAGGTGAAGAAAGATGAGCGCAAAGTAGAGGCGCGGCTGAATATCGCCCAACTTGACCGCATCCACCAGGCCGTCGGCATTCCGCTCGTCCTGCACGGAGGAACCGGTATCCGCAAGGAGTATATCAAGGAAGCCATCCGGCATGGCATCGCCAAGATCAATGTGGCTGCCGCACTCCGCCAGGCATGGGAGCAGGGGATCAAAAGTTCACGGACCACTGCGGAGGAAGCGGTATATGCGGCAACGGTGAAGGTGATACACGAGGATTTCGAGATTGGAAATTCGGCAGACATTCTATTGAAAGGGATTGGATTATGA
- a CDS encoding DegT/DnrJ/EryC1/StrS family aminotransferase, translating into MANTVKPYVKYSTDELMEVVDVFNVSQKGLADIRAVLEREEKVPDAGNFFRYYNPRSKVDLFEKQVAAKIGSKHVLAVNSGTSALVASLVAAGVRPGDEVIIPAYTFFASASAVVVAKAIPVIVEIDETLTLDPVAVEKAITSRTRAILPVHMLGLPSKMDELRAIAKKYEVVLIEDTAQAFGGKYKGQYLGTIGDIGCISLDAYKVIGTGEGGLVLTNDEWMYTKAQSYHDAAACWRPDRFARERKPGELFCGENYRMPEMCAAVGIAQLKKLDWICDHTRAAWKQLRTEVKLPSCAKWIKANDEDGVCGYSLGIMFENNDQATKAITGKIGLGGLAAGDTKGVRDWHVYWNWEHILEQKTATPEGCPFKCPHVGKLPDYRVDMCPNTRDIMRRLATLAIMPDMTPESTAVRATQLTADLKKLF; encoded by the coding sequence ATGGCAAATACAGTGAAACCTTATGTCAAGTACTCGACCGATGAATTAATGGAAGTGGTTGATGTGTTTAACGTCAGCCAGAAAGGCCTGGCGGATATCCGAGCCGTCCTGGAGCGGGAGGAAAAGGTGCCCGATGCAGGCAATTTCTTCCGGTACTATAATCCCCGCAGCAAAGTGGATCTATTTGAAAAGCAGGTGGCGGCCAAGATTGGCTCAAAGCATGTGCTGGCCGTCAATTCCGGCACCAGTGCCTTGGTGGCGTCACTCGTGGCTGCGGGCGTCAGGCCAGGTGATGAAGTGATCATTCCCGCCTATACTTTCTTTGCATCGGCCTCCGCCGTTGTAGTGGCCAAGGCCATTCCGGTGATTGTGGAGATCGACGAGACACTCACGCTGGACCCCGTGGCGGTGGAGAAAGCGATTACCTCGCGGACCAGGGCGATTCTACCCGTTCATATGTTGGGTCTACCCTCCAAGATGGATGAATTGAGGGCAATTGCGAAAAAATACGAGGTTGTGCTTATCGAAGATACCGCGCAGGCGTTCGGCGGAAAATACAAGGGACAGTACCTTGGCACGATTGGCGATATTGGTTGTATCAGCCTGGATGCTTACAAGGTCATTGGGACCGGCGAAGGCGGGTTAGTGCTCACCAATGACGAATGGATGTATACAAAGGCCCAGAGTTATCATGATGCGGCGGCCTGCTGGCGTCCGGACCGTTTCGCACGGGAGCGCAAGCCCGGCGAACTGTTCTGTGGTGAGAATTACAGGATGCCGGAGATGTGCGCCGCCGTGGGAATTGCGCAATTGAAGAAGCTGGATTGGATTTGTGACCATACCCGGGCCGCGTGGAAACAACTTCGAACGGAAGTCAAGTTGCCTTCCTGTGCTAAGTGGATCAAGGCGAATGATGAGGACGGTGTTTGTGGTTACAGCCTGGGGATCATGTTTGAGAACAATGATCAGGCCACAAAGGCCATTACGGGAAAAATCGGGCTGGGCGGATTGGCGGCAGGCGATACCAAGGGTGTTCGTGATTGGCATGTCTACTGGAACTGGGAGCATATACTGGAGCAGAAGACGGCCACACCGGAGGGCTGTCCGTTCAAGTGTCCGCATGTCGGTAAGCTGCCCGACTACCGGGTCGATATGTGCCCGAACACTCGCGACATCATGCGCCGGTTGGCGACACTGGCGATTATGCCGGATATGACTCCGGAATCCACCGCGGTGCGGGCGACCCAATTGACCGCCGATCTCAAGAAGTTGTTCTAA
- a CDS encoding helix-turn-helix domain-containing protein has translation MTRYTLSTEELDRIMGLLYRLMDVRITFFDMQEYELGRFKAKPMSPYCSERRKNHEFLQKCRQCDHLHLQSAKDIRDVHIYHCHSGLLEGIVPLYDNRNIYLGAIVFGQLRDAGKPPPAALRGRARTLFLRLPERSREQVMDIGYLLKYVSEYIIGREMIRYRNKPWAETLEEFIEKNLAAKLGLSTLGQAIGKSTTFISHHFQSEFGQSPRQYILRRRMEEAKLMLQNGLSVQDTAEHLGFYDPFHFSKAFKKYWSLAPSTVRAR, from the coding sequence ATGACACGCTATACCTTGTCGACTGAAGAGTTGGATCGCATTATGGGTCTACTCTACCGCCTGATGGATGTACGGATCACCTTTTTCGACATGCAGGAATATGAATTGGGACGCTTCAAAGCAAAACCCATGTCACCCTACTGTTCCGAACGCAGAAAAAACCATGAGTTCCTTCAAAAATGCCGGCAATGCGATCATCTGCACCTTCAATCCGCGAAGGATATACGGGATGTGCATATTTACCATTGCCACAGCGGCCTGTTGGAGGGCATTGTCCCCCTCTACGACAACCGTAACATCTATCTTGGAGCCATCGTATTTGGACAGTTACGGGATGCCGGGAAGCCCCCCCCTGCCGCGCTTCGGGGCCGGGCACGTACCCTCTTCCTCCGTCTGCCGGAGCGCAGCCGCGAACAGGTCATGGATATCGGTTATCTGCTCAAGTATGTAAGTGAATACATCATCGGCAGGGAAATGATCCGTTACAGAAACAAACCCTGGGCGGAAACCCTCGAGGAGTTCATCGAGAAGAACCTGGCTGCAAAACTTGGATTGAGCACATTGGGACAAGCGATTGGCAAATCAACAACATTCATCTCCCATCATTTCCAATCCGAGTTCGGCCAGTCACCCCGTCAGTACATTCTCAGGCGCAGAATGGAAGAGGCCAAACTCATGCTCCAGAACGGCCTTTCCGTGCAGGACACTGCCGAACACCTGGGGTTCTACGACCCTTTCCATTTCTCGAAAGCCTTCAAGAAATACTGGAGCCTTGCCCCCAGCACCGTACGGGCCAGGTAG
- a CDS encoding helix-turn-helix transcriptional regulator, with protein MPSPPNEGGYNRPFYPPQMHNIMELIFRQKGEPVIHVNGNWNAYDDNRVKIFIPGAWHTEHYSSPRKAYQLLWCTIFEQSMIFHLTAYHPGKGYSSSNKRLALNPPMIRTLWEKSIEPCLATSAVSQAEFHYLLMEALCFFINNTHLISTNTDVFHEHVIDHLKTYIEGHYWEELTLGGLAGVFHYSPKHLNALFKQNTGTPLLQHISSLRMQKSKELLTSGTLLVKQAAEAVGIHDPLYFSKKFRQHFGCTPQSVIPVS; from the coding sequence ATGCCATCACCACCTAATGAAGGGGGATACAATCGCCCGTTTTACCCTCCCCAGATGCATAACATCATGGAGCTGATTTTCCGGCAAAAAGGGGAACCTGTCATCCATGTCAACGGCAACTGGAATGCATACGACGACAATCGGGTCAAGATCTTCATCCCTGGCGCCTGGCATACCGAGCACTACTCCAGTCCGCGCAAGGCCTATCAGCTTTTATGGTGCACCATTTTCGAGCAGTCCATGATCTTTCATCTGACCGCTTATCACCCGGGCAAGGGATATTCCTCATCCAACAAACGACTCGCCTTGAATCCCCCGATGATCAGGACATTATGGGAGAAATCCATCGAGCCCTGCCTGGCGACCTCAGCCGTATCTCAGGCTGAATTCCATTATCTCCTGATGGAGGCGCTCTGCTTTTTCATTAACAACACTCATCTCATCTCCACTAACACAGATGTGTTTCATGAGCATGTCATCGATCATTTGAAAACCTATATCGAAGGCCACTACTGGGAAGAGCTCACCCTAGGCGGGCTGGCGGGCGTATTCCACTATTCGCCCAAACATCTGAATGCGCTTTTCAAACAAAACACCGGCACGCCGCTGCTACAGCATATCAGCTCATTGAGAATGCAGAAATCTAAGGAACTGCTGACTTCCGGAACCCTACTGGTCAAGCAGGCGGCGGAGGCCGTTGGCATTCATGACCCGCTTTATTTCAGCAAGAAATTCCGTCAGCATTTCGGATGCACCCCTCAATCCGTGATTCCCGTGTCTTAA
- a CDS encoding TIM barrel protein — protein MIKVDALVDLFFTDLILGQRVEKIAACGYRYIETWGGGDASALKEMGDAGQQCGVELVSIVMNFATQDDVAPIRKENLQRFVDQMDRYSDNALAAGCRQGIVTTGQWAGGRNYHEQRASLVQAVREAGRKVADKGFRLNVEVLNTEVDHPGYFLGCPKEGVAIVKEIGLDNVRMLYDIYHMGIMTGNLTVFIRENIEWIGHFHSAGIPGRHELSDGETNYPFLLNQIEKAGYQGYFGLEYFPLLPCPQTLVKTSEYLSKKSQ, from the coding sequence ATGATCAAAGTTGATGCGTTGGTTGATTTGTTTTTCACGGACCTGATTCTTGGGCAACGGGTGGAGAAAATTGCAGCGTGCGGATACCGCTATATCGAAACTTGGGGTGGCGGGGATGCCTCCGCCCTTAAGGAAATGGGTGATGCCGGACAGCAATGCGGCGTGGAACTCGTCAGTATTGTGATGAATTTCGCAACTCAGGATGATGTAGCGCCGATCCGCAAAGAGAATCTGCAACGGTTTGTCGATCAGATGGATCGCTATTCGGATAATGCGCTGGCAGCCGGTTGCCGGCAGGGTATTGTGACCACTGGCCAGTGGGCAGGCGGGCGGAATTACCATGAGCAACGGGCCTCTCTGGTACAGGCCGTGCGGGAGGCTGGCCGCAAAGTGGCGGACAAGGGCTTCAGGCTGAATGTGGAGGTTTTGAACACGGAGGTGGATCATCCTGGCTATTTCCTGGGTTGCCCGAAAGAGGGCGTTGCCATCGTCAAGGAGATCGGGTTGGATAATGTCCGGATGCTTTATGATATCTACCACATGGGTATCATGACGGGGAACCTGACCGTGTTTATTCGAGAGAATATCGAGTGGATCGGCCATTTCCATTCGGCAGGAATTCCCGGGCGGCATGAACTGTCCGACGGGGAGACCAACTATCCGTTCCTGCTCAACCAGATCGAAAAGGCTGGATATCAGGGGTATTTCGGGCTGGAGTACTTTCCATTACTACCCTGTCCTCAAACTTTAGTGAAAACATCAGAATATCTCTCGAAAAAGAGTCAGTAG